The nucleotide sequence GATGGGGCGCATCCGTCTCCTGTTGGGAGAAGAACTCAATCTCATCGACAAGACCGCCTGGAAGCCTCTATGGGTCATCGATTTCCCCATGCTGGATTATGATGCGGAGCAGAAGCGGTACATGGCCATCCACCATCCCTTCACGGCGCCGCTCGATGAGGATCTCCCGTTATTGGAGTCCGATCCGCTGAAAGCGCGGGCCAAGGCATACGATATGGTGCTGAACGGCAGCGAAATCGGCGGCGGCAGCATCCGTATCCACCGTCGCGATGTACAAAGCAAAGTGTTTGATCTGCTTGGGATCGGGAAGGATGATGCGGTCCTCAAGTTTGGCTTTTTGCTTGAGGCGCTGGAGTATGGCGCGCCACCGCACGGCGGGATCGCCTTTGGGCTTGATCGCCTGGTCATGCTGCTGGGCAACGCCGATTCGATTCGTGATGTCATCGCGTTTCCCAAGACTCAACGCGCGCAATGTCCACTGACCGACGCACCCTCCGCTGTCGCGGCTGATCAACTGAAGGAGCTGCGCATTAAGCTAGATCTGGTCGAGTAGGGAGTGTCCCTCTATATGGCCGGTAATACATTTGGTCACATCTTTGCCGTTACCTCCTTCGGCGAAAGCCATGGGCCGGCGATCGGCTGTGTCGTCGATGGCTGCCCACCTGGGCTGGCACTCTCAGCCGAAGATATTCAAAAAGACCTCGACCGGCGTAAGCCTGGAACTTCCCGCCATGTGACCCAGCGGCAGGAGTCCGATACCGTTGAAATTCTCTCAGGGGTGTTCGAAGGCAAGACGACTGGTACGTCGATCGCGCTCTTGATTCGGAACGAAGACCAACGGAGCCGGGATTACGGCAATTTGGTTGATACGTTCCGGCCAGGACACGCCGATTACACCTATTGGCAGAAGTACGGCATTCGCGATTATCGAGGTGGTGGACGTGCCTCGGCTCGTGAGACAGCGGTTCGTGTCGCTGCGGCGGCCATTGCAAGAAAGTGGCTCAATGAAAAGTATGGGGTCGTGATTCGTGGCTATCTCAGCCAGCTCGGACCGCATGAGTTGCCGTTCAAAAGTTGGGATGCTGTGGGGCAGAATCCATTCTTCTCAGCCGATCCCGATGCAGTTGCCAAACTGGAAGCCTTCATGGATGAACTGCGGAAAGCCGGTGATTCCGTTGGCGCTAAGATTACGACGATCGCCGAACATGTGCCGGTTGGATGGGGCGCACCGGTCTATGCCAAATTGGATTCGGACTTGGCCGCTGCCATGATGAGCATCAATGCCGTGAAAGCGGTTGAAGTTGGATCAGGCTTCGCCTCGGTCACTCAGCGCGGATCGGAACATGGCGACGAACTGACCCCGGAAGGCTTTCTCTCCAACAACGCCGGCGGAATTCTCGGTGGGATTTCAACCGGTCAAGATGTTGTTGTGACGATCGGTATTAAGCCCACATCGAGCATTCGCATCCCACGCAAATCTATCGATAAGCAAGGCAATCCGGTCATGGTCGAAACCAACGGCCGCCACGACCCCTGCGTCGGCATCCGCGCCACACCGATCGCCGAAGCCATGATGGCCCTCGTCCTCATGGACCATGCGCTGCTGCATCGCGCGCAGAATGCGGACGTGAAGACAGCCACGCCTAAACTTCCCGGATCAGCTTCGAAATAGTAAAGAGTGCTTTCGGTTTATGCGTGTGGAAGTCGGATGGCGCAACAAGATCAAGACTTCCTCGCCCCCAACGGGGGAGAGGGCAAGGGTGAGGGGGCCAGGAGTTCTGGGCATGCCAGAGGGCTTCGCCGAAGACAGACCGAGAGTGAGCGGGTGCTTTGGCAGCGGTTGCGTGACCGGCAACTCCATCAGTCCAAATTTCGTCGACAGCATCCCATCGGTCCATACATCGTCGATTTCTGTTGTCCGGCCTACCGACTCGTGGTGGAGCTCGATGGCGGCTACCATGCTGCGCAGATTCGTGCAGATGAGCGGCGAACAACCTTCCTCATGCAGCGTGGCTATCAGGTACTTCGGTTTTGGGATCACGATGTGCTAGCTAATCGTGAGGCTGTATTGCAGGCGATTGAACAGGCCTTGTCCCACCCTCTCCCTCTGAGAAGGAGAGGGTGAGGAGAGGGCAATTCACACGATTGCCCAAAGAGCCCAAGAGGGGAAAGGTGCCAAATGGCACGGAAACGGGTGCTTGAGCCGATTCATCCAGGTGAGATCTTGTTCGAAGAGTTTATGAAGCCCATGGGCATCAGCATCAACCGGTTGGCTCGGGATATCCAGGTATCTCCGGGACGGATCAGCTCCATTGTGAATGGAAAACGCGCCATCAGTGCCGATACGGCGCTTCGATTGGGCAAGTATTTAAGGACGTCGTCGGACCTCTGGATCGGACTCCAAGGGGAATTTGATTTACGAGTGACCAAACGCACAATCGGGCCTGAAATTGAGCGATGTATTCAGGCCTATGTCGCGTGACAATGCCATGATGGCCCTTGTCCTCATGGACCATGCGCTGCTGCATTGGGCGCAGAACGCGGACGTAAACACCCCCCACGCCAAGAATTCCTGGATTGGTCAAACGGATGAACTCGTAAGACAAGCTGAAACCTGCATCGAGGGTCAATCCTTATCCTACCGAAGCGTAATAGCTTTGTGTGTATGAAACACTTCTGGTCAGTCCATATGGATGGTTTGGTGTCAGCAGGGGATTTGCTGAAAATATCTACTGGGTTAGCCAGTGAAACATTGAATTGTTCTACACCATTATGATCCATGCCATTCCCGGTATGGGTGCTGACCGCCGCATGTATCCAATTCCATGGTCAAGTCTGCCTGAATTCTTCGCGCACGACTGGATGCCCTATGCGAATGAGCTGAGTCTGGCCGATGTGGCTCGGTCAATGTGTGAAGCAATGTCCATTGAGGACGGCGATATCCTTGTGGGTTCTTCTTTGGGAGGGATGGTTGCATGCGAGATAACAAAAATCAGAAGCATTCCGGTTCTATACTTGATTGGCAGTGCGGTACAAAAAGAGGAGATTAACGGACTTTTGGCTCTGCTTCATCCGCTTGCGAAGATTGCCCCGATCGAGTGGCTTCGATTTTTAGCAGGCAAGATCCCGATGGATGTCGCACAGATGTTCGCGGAGATTGAGCCTTCATTTATTCGGGCAATGTGTTCAGCCATTTTCCAATGGGACGGGCTTGGGGCTACAAACACAAAGGTCTTTCGAATCCACGGTAAACACGACATTGTTATTCCTGTACCAATGCAGGCTGATCTATTACTTGATGGTGGGCACCTAATCTCAATGACGCATGCAGAGGAGTGTGTGACATTTATCATGACTAACCAACGGATTGGCTAATAAGGGTCTGTCATGTCTCACCATGTATGTGGAAGGATTGGAGTAAGGTGTGGATCACGCGGACATAAAGTCAAAATCCGATGTGCCTATGGTAGACCGGGACTCTTGTTAATCTCAAGGCAGACGCGCTGGATAGTGTTTCCTCCATAGGATAATCCAATAAGCTTTGTCTTGCTTTATTTCACGGACAGACATCAAAGCAGACCTTCTAAGCTACGATGTCACTACTGCGTCGCCTGGAGTTTGGCGAAGGCCTCACTGGCTGCGGTGACGATCTGTGCCGGCGCCTTGTCTGGACTCCCGGCATTGAATGGGGGCTGCGGGTCGTACTCAATGAGGAGTTGTGTGAGCTGAGCGGCATCGGCGCCGAATTCTTCGGCGACCAAGGTGAGTGCCATATCAATTCCGGATGAGACGCCGGCAGCCGTGAGGACCTTCCCCTGACGGACGACTCGCTCCTTGGTCGGGATCGCGCCGAATTGTTTCAGGGCATCAATGGCGAGCCAATGGGTCGTCGCTTGCAGGCCTTGAAGCACGCCAGCTGCGGCAAGGGCTAAGGCCCCGGTACAGACCGAAGTCGTCCACTTGGTGGTCTTGTGCGCCTGCGTGATCCACTCGATGACTTTGGGATCGCCCATCACGGCTTGCGGATAGGGTGTGCCGGGGATGAGGAGAATATCGGGTCTGGGTGTCTCGTCCAGCGAGTAGTCAGCGGTGAGGCGAAGTTTGCCAAAATCCGTTCGTTTCACACCTCGCTGAGTTGCGACAAAGCGGACATCGGTCTTGAGCCCTGGTGCCTGAAGGACTTCGTAAGGGCCGATCGCGTCCAGCGCGGTCATGCCGTCGTACAATAAGATCGCAACTTGTAAGTTCTTTCCATCACTTGCCTGTTCCATTGCCCTCTCCTTATATTTCATGGACACCCATTACTTGGTCTGTCCTTGAATAGAGCGTATTTCGATCATCTGCACCGTGGTGAAGAGGTCTGTCGAGACCTGTGGTTCGAGGAAGGCGAGGAACTCTTCGACTTTGTCGCGCGTATCGATAATCTCAATGGTGATGGGGAGATTCTCAGCCAACCGTTCAATCTTGAAGGTGTGGATCACACGGGTGTGGGGCCCGAATCCCATGAGCCCTCGGTAGACGGTAGCGCCTGCTAGTTGCCGGGCATGGGCTTGAGCGACGATCCATTCATAAAGCGGCCGCCCGTTGTGTTTGTCCGCTTCCCCTGCGTAGATTCTCAGAACACAACCGTTTTCAATAGGCATCGGTCATTTCCATAACAGATAGGCCGTGGAGTAGCCGAGCCAGACGGCGCCAAGGCCCAGGACCGTATGGCCGATGATGTTGCCGCAGGCGAGCCACAGTTCTCCATCACGTAAGAGGTTCATCGTTTCGTTCCCAAACGCTGAAAACGTGGTGAACCCACCAAGCAGCCCGACTATCAGAAAGGCTCGAGTTTCCCCAGTGATCACACCTCGTTGATCAGCCAGTTCCGCAAGGAAGCCGACCAGTGCGCAGCCGAGAATATTGACTGCCAGGGTGCCGAACGGGAATTGAATGCTCTTGCTCAATTGTTGAGCATAGCCGCTCACCAGATAGCGAAGGATCGAGCCGATGAACCCTCCGGTGCCGATGAGGAAAAGCGTTCGCAGAATATGACTCTCTGTAAAGGTCCACTCGATTGACGCCTCATTGTACTGAAGTGCTTCAGTCGAGTCACGTGAACAGGTGAGAGCGAGTAGAGGGAGAATTGTTGATCTACGTTGTTTGTCGTCCCTCATGAACTTATTCTAATGCTCAGCGGTAAGTTATTGCGTCCTGTGGTGCCATGGTGGTAACGTATGAGTTACTATAGAGTATGTTGGATATCCGTATACTTGAATATCTTGATCTGCAGGCTCGCTCACCGTTTTCTATTTGGTTTGAGGGGCTGAATGCTGAGGCGGCTGCTAAGGTAACAACAGCGCTCTATCAGATTACTACTGGCAATTGGTCAAATGTAAAGGGTGTGGGGTCAGTTGTCTTTGAGCGAAAGATCCATGCGGGGCCTGGGTATCGAATCTATTTTGGTAAGGACGGTGCCCAACTCGTTATTCTATTGGGAGGCAGTACAAAGCAGAGACAGCAGCAGGCGATTAAGACGGCCATAGAGCGATGGGCAGACTACAAACGTCGTAAGAGTAGCAAGATAGGTTGACGTTTAGGGAGGTAACATGGCATTGACGAGGGAATTTAGGCATACCGTAGTGGCCCGAGTACAACGTGATCCTCGATTTCGTGAAGTTCTATTTACTGAGGCGCTCAATGCATATTTTTCTGGAGATACGACTGTGGGAAAGGCAATGTTGCGGGATCTTGTCAATGCAACGGTCGGGTTCGAAGAACTAGCCATGACTCTGAAAAAACCCAGTAAGAGTTTACATCGGATGTTGGCACCTCGTGGTAATCCCAGCACGGACAATTTCTTTAGCATTGTCTGCGCCCTCCAGAAGAAGGCGCGTGTGAAATTACGTGTGACCGCAAAAGCGAGTTAACCGAATGCGTAACAGGCGAATGATCGACATCTATACCGATGGAGCGTGCAGTGGGAATCCTGGGCCTGGGGGCTGGGGTGTCTTGGTGCGTGACGGGAAGACGGAAACGGAATTCTCAGGTGGCGAGCCGGCGACGACAAACAACCGGATGGAGTTGCTCGCCGTGATTGAGGCTTTACAGTCGTTTTCTCAGCCGGTGCAGGCCCGAGTCTACACCGATTCGCAGTATGTGCAAAAAGGCATCAGCGAATGGATTCATAGCTGGAAGCAGCGTGGGTGGAAGACTGCC is from Candidatus Nitrospira nitrosa and encodes:
- a CDS encoding DJ-1/PfpI family protein: MEQASDGKNLQVAILLYDGMTALDAIGPYEVLQAPGLKTDVRFVATQRGVKRTDFGKLRLTADYSLDETPRPDILLIPGTPYPQAVMGDPKVIEWITQAHKTTKWTTSVCTGALALAAAGVLQGLQATTHWLAIDALKQFGAIPTKERVVRQGKVLTAAGVSSGIDMALTLVAEEFGADAAQLTQLLIEYDPQPPFNAGSPDKAPAQIVTAASEAFAKLQATQ
- the crcB gene encoding fluoride efflux transporter CrcB encodes the protein MRDDKQRRSTILPLLALTCSRDSTEALQYNEASIEWTFTESHILRTLFLIGTGGFIGSILRYLVSGYAQQLSKSIQFPFGTLAVNILGCALVGFLAELADQRGVITGETRAFLIVGLLGGFTTFSAFGNETMNLLRDGELWLACGNIIGHTVLGLGAVWLGYSTAYLLWK
- a CDS encoding transcriptional regulator, whose amino-acid sequence is MALTREFRHTVVARVQRDPRFREVLFTEALNAYFSGDTTVGKAMLRDLVNATVGFEELAMTLKKPSKSLHRMLAPRGNPSTDNFFSIVCALQKKARVKLRVTAKAS
- a CDS encoding HigA family addiction module antitoxin, which gives rise to MARKRVLEPIHPGEILFEEFMKPMGISINRLARDIQVSPGRISSIVNGKRAISADTALRLGKYLRTSSDLWIGLQGEFDLRVTKRTIGPEIERCIQAYVA
- a CDS encoding type II toxin-antitoxin system RelE/ParE family toxin; its protein translation is MRILEYLDLQARSPFSIWFEGLNAEAAAKVTTALYQITTGNWSNVKGVGSVVFERKIHAGPGYRIYFGKDGAQLVILLGGSTKQRQQQAIKTAIERWADYKRRKSSKIG
- a CDS encoding endonuclease domain-containing protein → MAQQDQDFLAPNGGEGKGEGARSSGHARGLRRRQTESERVLWQRLRDRQLHQSKFRRQHPIGPYIVDFCCPAYRLVVELDGGYHAAQIRADERRTTFLMQRGYQVLRFWDHDVLANREAVLQAIEQALSHPLPLRRRG
- a CDS encoding alpha/beta fold hydrolase, translating into MFYTIMIHAIPGMGADRRMYPIPWSSLPEFFAHDWMPYANELSLADVARSMCEAMSIEDGDILVGSSLGGMVACEITKIRSIPVLYLIGSAVQKEEINGLLALLHPLAKIAPIEWLRFLAGKIPMDVAQMFAEIEPSFIRAMCSAIFQWDGLGATNTKVFRIHGKHDIVIPVPMQADLLLDGGHLISMTHAEECVTFIMTNQRIG
- a CDS encoding DUF190 domain-containing protein, which encodes MPIENGCVLRIYAGEADKHNGRPLYEWIVAQAHARQLAGATVYRGLMGFGPHTRVIHTFKIERLAENLPITIEIIDTRDKVEEFLAFLEPQVSTDLFTTVQMIEIRSIQGQTK
- the aroC gene encoding chorismate synthase, translating into MAGNTFGHIFAVTSFGESHGPAIGCVVDGCPPGLALSAEDIQKDLDRRKPGTSRHVTQRQESDTVEILSGVFEGKTTGTSIALLIRNEDQRSRDYGNLVDTFRPGHADYTYWQKYGIRDYRGGGRASARETAVRVAAAAIARKWLNEKYGVVIRGYLSQLGPHELPFKSWDAVGQNPFFSADPDAVAKLEAFMDELRKAGDSVGAKITTIAEHVPVGWGAPVYAKLDSDLAAAMMSINAVKAVEVGSGFASVTQRGSEHGDELTPEGFLSNNAGGILGGISTGQDVVVTIGIKPTSSIRIPRKSIDKQGNPVMVETNGRHDPCVGIRATPIAEAMMALVLMDHALLHRAQNADVKTATPKLPGSASK